The DNA segment CCGGAACCCGAGCCTACGGGGTCGCCGGGGGCATGGTGTCCATCGGCATCGTGTCCATAGTTGGAGGTGCGGGCTCGGCCTGCGGAACCTCTTCCACCTCGGGCACCTCTTCCTCGGGCTCCTCCCGGGCGCACGCGGCGAACGCCAAGAACGAGGCTGCGACAACCACCAGCAACGAGCGCTTCATGATCACCTCTCGAATAAGGGTTGCTGTGGGAGGTTCGATGGTCCTGCCGCGAAGCCTCCGTCGACCGGCTCCTCCGCCGACCCGAACTCCCGCCGTGGGGAGCGGATAGGCCGCAATAATGAAGGCGGGCCGCGCTGATGTCAAGGAAGGCAGACGCAACCGACGCAACCACGAGCCGGGCGTTCCCCAGCGCCTCCGTGGCCGATGGCGAAACATCGCGGCGCAACGATTCGGCCAAGAAATTGGATGAGGAACGCCGGCCGGGGGCGGGCGCTCGGCCGGCGGGGTGGAATAAGGGGGGTACAGCGTGCCCGCCGGCCAGTCCAGACTGCAAGGGGCGTGCCGGAGGCAGGCACTCGTCGCGTCAGGCGAATACCCGGGCCGCCGCCGCCAGGGCAACCGACTCCCAGGGGAAGGCGCCATTGGCGCCGTGCCGTCCGAAGTGGCCGTAGGCCGAGGTGGCTGCGTAAATGGGGCGCAGCAGCTCCAGGCGTTCGATGATGCCACGAGGCGTGAGATCGAAGGTCTGCCGGATCCAGCGCTCGATCTCCGCTCCATCCGCCTCCGCCGTGCCAAACGTTTCCACGGCCAGGGCCACGGGCTCCGCTACGCCGATGGCATACGCCACGCATACCTCGCAGCGCGGGGCTATTCCCGCAGCCACCAGGTTCTTCGCCACCCAGCGCGCCGCATACGCGGCGGACCGGTCCACCTTCGAGGGGTCCTTGCCGCTGAACGCGCCCCCGCCGTGCCGCGCCGCGCCGCCGTAGGTGTCCACGATGATCTTCCGTCCCGTGAGCCCGGTATCCGTGGCCGGTCCACCCTCGATGAACGAGCCGGCCGGGTTCACGAGCACGCGGTCCTGCCAGTCGGGCAGGCGGAAAGGGGCGGGCACGCAGCGAGGCACCAGCTCCTCGAGCACGAACTCGCGGATGTCGCGCATTGCGACGCGCGGCGCGTGCTGCGTCGAGACAACAACGCGCGTCACTTCGACCGGCCGGTCGCCCACATAGCGCACCGAGACCTGACTCTTCGCGTCCGGCCTCAGCCAATCGACTCGCCTGGCTTTTCGCGAAGCTGCCAGCTCGCGCGTGAGCGCGTGCGCCCAGGTGATGGGTGCGGGCATGAGCTCGGGCGTCTCATCCGTAGCATAGCCGAACATCATGCCCTGGTCGCCGGCGCCCTGCGCACGCGGATCCCCCTTGTCCACGGCGCGCGCGATCTCGGCAGCCTGGGCGTGCAGCCGCACGTGGACCTCCACGCCGTCCGCGGAGAAGCGGCCGTCCGGCTCGGTGTAGCCAATGTCGCGTATGGCATCGCGCACGACCGCGTCCAGCTCGGCCGCCGTCAGCGGGTCGGCGCTCCGCACCTCGCCCGCGATGCACACGTAGTTGCGGGTCACCAGCGTCTCGCAGGCCACCCGCGCCTCCGGATCTCGGGCCAGGTGCGCGTCGAGCACGGCATCACTGACGCGATCGGCCACCTTGTCCGGGTGCCCTTCGGAAACGGACTCGCTCGTCAAGACATAATCTCGTGCCATTCAGGGTCTCTCGGTGCTGGAGTGAGGTGGATCCGTGAGGTGCCCCGGCCAGAAAAGTCGGCGCGAGCTGCTGCCGTGTCAAGGAACACGTGTTGCATCGGCCGGCAGCAGGTATGGCCACGCTCTTGGGACCTGGTTTCCGCTGGCACATCTGGCCATGACTGCTCATGGGCGTAGGCCCAGATTCGGCAGGATGCATTGGCCGAGTGGCTGCCCGCGCGGCCCTGCTCCATGGCTGATGGGGGCGGTGGAATGTCTGGTTGGAGCAACAGGAAAGGGGGAAACCTGGTCCGACGGCCAGGGTATCAAGCCGCCGGCCCGATGACAGGCAGTCGTTACTGGAGTGGTCGAATTCGCAAGTGCGGTGGCCTTCGTGACCGTACTCACGAAATCGACCACTGGAGGATTCGGAGTGGGATCCCGGCAGCCGACGCCGCCCCGCGATATCGTGCGCGTCTTCGCGGCTCTGTCCGACGAGAACCGATTCCGCATTGTCGAACTGCTCTCGAACGGCAGGCCGGCCGAGCTCTCGTGCGGCGCGATTGGCGCGGCCCTCGGCCTGTCCCCCTCCCTCATCTCCCACCACCTCGCCATCCTCGAGGACGCCCGCATTATTGATCGCAGGAAAGACGGCCTCTGGACCCTGAACCGGCTGCGGCAGGAGCAGCTCTCGCGCCTGCTCGCCACGCTCGAAGGGCTGGTCCGCGTGGGCAGCGTGGCGCAGCCCGCCGACTAATAGCCCAGGCTGTAGGGCCAGGGCTCGGGAAGGGCCAGCAGCATGAGCGACGCGCCCAACAAGGCCACGTTCCTCATGAAGAAGAGCATCTGGTACATGCGCGCTTCACCCTCCTGGTTCCAGAAGTCGTGCATCTTGAAGGTGACGCCCAGGAAGAAGAGGGCGAGCGCGGCCACGCCCCATTCCGGCTCGTAGCCGAGCAGGATGGTGAGGCCGCCCACCAGCAGCAGCAGGCCGGTGAGGTAGACGGCCAGTCGCGGCGCCGGCACACCTTTCATCCGGGAGTAGTCGGTCATCATGTCCGTGTACATCACGAGGTGACCCATCGCATTGAAGATGAAGTAGCCGCCGAACAGGACGCGGCCCACCAGATGCAGGATCTCCATTGCTCACCTCCAGAAAAGAAGGGTAACACAGTCTCACGCGCCAGCCTGCGGCGCGCCGCCAGGGATCCCTGGCTCGGTCATGGTACGGGGGTCGAGGAGCGCTTCCAGCTCGGCTTCCGAGAGGACGCCCTGCGCGCGCGCCACCTCGCGCACCGTGCTGCCCCGGGCGTATGCTTCCTTGGCAATCCCCGCCGCGGCGTCATAGCCGATCCGCGGCGCCAGGGCGGTGGCCAGCGCCAGGTTCCCTTCCAGCAGCTCCTGGCAGCGCTCCCGGTTCACCACGATGTCTGCAATGCAGCGCTGGCGGAACACGCTCGAGGCGCGCGCCAGCAAGGCAATCGACTGCAGCAGCGCATGCGCCATTACCGGCATCATCACATTCAATTCAAAGAAGCTGCCCTGCCCCGCCAGGGTAAC comes from the Gemmatimonadota bacterium genome and includes:
- a CDS encoding methionine adenosyltransferase; the encoded protein is MARDYVLTSESVSEGHPDKVADRVSDAVLDAHLARDPEARVACETLVTRNYVCIAGEVRSADPLTAAELDAVVRDAIRDIGYTEPDGRFSADGVEVHVRLHAQAAEIARAVDKGDPRAQGAGDQGMMFGYATDETPELMPAPITWAHALTRELAASRKARRVDWLRPDAKSQVSVRYVGDRPVEVTRVVVSTQHAPRVAMRDIREFVLEELVPRCVPAPFRLPDWQDRVLVNPAGSFIEGGPATDTGLTGRKIIVDTYGGAARHGGGAFSGKDPSKVDRSAAYAARWVAKNLVAAGIAPRCEVCVAYAIGVAEPVALAVETFGTAEADGAEIERWIRQTFDLTPRGIIERLELLRPIYAATSAYGHFGRHGANGAFPWESVALAAAARVFA
- a CDS encoding helix-turn-helix transcriptional regulator is translated as MGSRQPTPPRDIVRVFAALSDENRFRIVELLSNGRPAELSCGAIGAALGLSPSLISHHLAILEDARIIDRRKDGLWTLNRLRQEQLSRLLATLEGLVRVGSVAQPAD
- a CDS encoding DoxX family membrane protein, whose protein sequence is MEILHLVGRVLFGGYFIFNAMGHLVMYTDMMTDYSRMKGVPAPRLAVYLTGLLLLVGGLTILLGYEPEWGVAALALFFLGVTFKMHDFWNQEGEARMYQMLFFMRNVALLGASLMLLALPEPWPYSLGY